The bacterium genomic interval ACGCATAGGGTGGTTTGCTCCTTTGATGGTCCATTGCCGGGTTGACGATGAACGTTCGTCGGCCGAAGAGGTGCAAAGCAGGCCGCTACAACACAGGGGCAAGATAGAGCCCCTGAACAGGGTGAAGCAGAGACCGCCATCCTGCCCGGCGATGTGAATCCCTTCTCGTAGGATTCCCTCTTCCGTCTTCGACCGGCGGCTTTAGGGTCAGGCATCAGGCTTTTACCAAGATGCTTTGCTGATTCTTGTTCAGCCTGCTTCATGAAAATGAACGGATAAGATAATCACGGCGAGGATCAAGATCAAGAAAAAGTTATCCGGCAGGCGTTTTGCTTAGAGTGGGCTGATGTCGCGCATTCGTGAAATCGTCACCCATTCATAACCGCGACCCCTCAGGCTATCGATGAGAGCAGGAAGGATGGGATGCACCGGATCGTCCTTCCTTTGGCTGTCCAGGTGCATGAGGATGATGCCGCCGTGACCAGCGGTATCGCTATCGCGGCCGAAGGAGAGCAACCGGGAGAGTATTTTTTCCGACGTCTGATATCCCTGGTGATTTTTGTCCGCGATCCAGTCCCGTGCGTCCAGGCTCTGGTCGTTCGTAACGGTCCAGCCGATATGAGTGTAGCCGATCTCCTCGGCCCAGGCTCGAATTTCCCGATTATGTTCGCCGAAAGGAGCGCGCCAATAATGCGCCATCTCCCTGCCGGTCAGCTGGGTAAAATAGTCCGCGGTGCGTTTGAGCTCTTGCTGCAATTTTTCTCTGGTCATTTCGGCCAGCGTCTCCTGCCTGCGATTCCGCGCCACCGTAGTCAGGCGCGGGTGGCTCCAGGTATGGTTGCCCACTTCGTGTCCATCGGCGACGATGCGGCGCACGAGGTCCGGGTATCTTTTCATAAAGGCGCCGGTCAGAAAGAACGTACAGGTTATTTTTTTATCCGCCAGTTGATTGAGAATGGCCTCGGCGCTGCCGTTTCCTGAACCGCCGTCAAAGGTCAATGCGATGCACTTTCGGTCACTCGGGCCGCGGCTGAAATCTCCGGCCGTGATCTCGGCGACGGGCCGGCCGGTGATGGTGATGATTTTTTCCAGCAGGGAGACATGGCCGTGCTCGTCCAAGCCGCGGACCACCACCTCGTTGTCGCCGGCTTTGACCGCCACGTTCTCAAAGGCAAAGCGTCCGTCTTTAGAGATGGTCACTGCCCGCAGTTCGTGGTTGACCAGCAGCGAGAGGCTGATGTTGTCCGCCGCTTCACCGACGATGGTGATGCGGTTTTCGTTGATCCGCGCCTGTTGCGGCTGCGTCCACTGAATTTGGCTTCGGTCCTGCACACTATCCTGCAAAGCCGGCGCCGGAGCTCGAGGGGACGATTGCTTCCATGCCGCCACCTCGTGCGCCAATTCGCGAAGCGACAGCCAGATCATCAGAAACAGGCTGAGGGTGACCAGAGGGAAGAGCCAGCGGGTGGCGCGGCCGGCCAGGGAACCGCTTTTTTTACTTCTAGCTTTCGTCGCGCTGGGAGTGGTCCAAAAAACCGAAGCTTCCTGCAGCACCGACCGCAGCAGACAGCGCGTGCTGCAAAAAGGCCGGTCGAGAAACGACCGCGTGCATTCCGGACAGATATAAGCGCGACAATAGTGACAGCGTTTGCGGGTACCGGTCTCCGGATGGTTTTTACACACTTGGGCCATACGAAAAAAGTTAGCAAACTGCTGGTGAAAAGCAAGCTAAATATCCTTGGAATTTCGCTAATTTCTTTCTAAACTAACCTGTATGTTGCATGTTGGTTGATTTCAGGAGGGCATTATGAATCC includes:
- a CDS encoding polysaccharide deacetylase family protein, with amino-acid sequence MCKNHPETGTRKRCHYCRAYICPECTRSFLDRPFCSTRCLLRSVLQEASVFWTTPSATKARSKKSGSLAGRATRWLFPLVTLSLFLMIWLSLRELAHEVAAWKQSSPRAPAPALQDSVQDRSQIQWTQPQQARINENRITIVGEAADNISLSLLVNHELRAVTISKDGRFAFENVAVKAGDNEVVVRGLDEHGHVSLLEKIITITGRPVAEITAGDFSRGPSDRKCIALTFDGGSGNGSAEAILNQLADKKITCTFFLTGAFMKRYPDLVRRIVADGHEVGNHTWSHPRLTTVARNRRQETLAEMTREKLQQELKRTADYFTQLTGREMAHYWRAPFGEHNREIRAWAEEIGYTHIGWTVTNDQSLDARDWIADKNHQGYQTSEKILSRLLSFGRDSDTAGHGGIILMHLDSQRKDDPVHPILPALIDSLRGRGYEWVTISRMRDISPL